The following coding sequences are from one Pseudomonas mendocina window:
- the radC gene encoding DNA repair protein RadC: MKFHKLKAGEVAGSFLVDSPVTETDILRMAQQLATHRLSRGRTLTDPHKVREHLQVLLQDLPHEVFAVLLLDSKHRVISFEELFRGTLDAASVYPREVVKSVLAHNAAAVILVHNHPSGDPSPSQADLRLTQTLKNALAMVGTTTLDHFIVGHEGITSLAELGHL; encoded by the coding sequence ATGAAATTTCACAAGCTCAAGGCCGGTGAAGTCGCCGGCAGTTTCCTGGTTGATTCACCAGTTACCGAAACCGACATCTTGCGCATGGCTCAGCAGTTGGCCACCCATCGACTGAGTAGGGGACGGACGCTAACTGATCCACACAAGGTCAGGGAGCACCTGCAGGTACTGCTGCAAGATCTGCCGCATGAAGTCTTTGCGGTGTTGTTGCTCGACAGCAAACACCGCGTGATCAGTTTCGAGGAGCTGTTTCGCGGCACCCTTGATGCGGCCAGCGTGTATCCGCGCGAAGTGGTCAAGAGCGTGCTCGCTCACAACGCCGCAGCGGTGATCTTGGTGCACAACCACCCTTCCGGTGATCCCTCTCCCAGTCAGGCAGATCTGCGTCTAACGCAGACACTGAAGAACGCCTTGGCCATGGTCGGCACCACAACGCTGGATCATTTCATCGTCGGCCACGAGGGAATCACTTCGCTCGCAGAGCTAGGCCATCTGTAG
- a CDS encoding DUF262 domain-containing protein — MRPDKKAVIDLFTERAQYLIPLFQRGYVWTLNEQVQPLWEDLVDRLEAIVQHQADTTMVGAGRLRPLRRHFLGTVVIGSLKGGSSDAVGNRDVIDGQQRITTLQILLLAFRDLAAPLDDEALSYDLKPLTQNIGKYRQSSDSLKVLPTNVGRDVMQALAELGSAEKVCERFPAKVGRQYQERPAMVRAYLFFHAMLACHLRGLRYDDLLPGAAADAERAVAHAVIRSIDADNQLKLPGADLPLQVERAHALLATLREGFQIMSLELEDEDDPQIIFETLNARGAPLLPSDLIRNFIFLHATRNGEDVDELYRQGWQHFDEAVDTSTGKGAKFWKQQERQGRLKNSRLDLLLYHYVGMRKCEDLKVAHVFNEFKGWWQDEPRDTQRELARITHLADYFQTFILPGQGSRFDLFCRRLKLLDVSTVTPLVLYLLEHDKPDSAEFLQAIGDLESYLVRRFICGYTTKSYNRIFLNRLLAEMVREQKTDAATLRSKLLSLQGDSQCWPDDETFARNWCHRGLYQGRNTGKVRAVLEALELSMRGSKQESLVLPDGLTVEHVLPQKWQTNWPLAEDTPENQEKRSRLLHSIGNLTLVTQAFNSSLSNEPFAVKRQEIVTTSLLMLNTHFQRYGDNDAWDEDEIVARADSLFASALKIWPMPK, encoded by the coding sequence ATGCGTCCCGACAAGAAAGCCGTCATCGACCTATTTACCGAGCGCGCGCAGTACCTGATCCCCTTGTTCCAGCGCGGTTACGTGTGGACGCTGAACGAGCAGGTGCAGCCGCTCTGGGAAGACCTCGTTGACCGCCTGGAGGCTATTGTCCAGCATCAGGCCGATACAACCATGGTCGGGGCTGGCCGGCTTAGGCCGCTACGCCGGCACTTCCTCGGCACCGTGGTGATCGGCAGCCTCAAGGGCGGCAGCAGTGATGCCGTGGGCAACCGCGATGTGATCGACGGCCAGCAGCGCATCACCACCCTGCAGATCCTGCTGCTGGCGTTTCGCGACCTGGCGGCGCCGCTGGATGACGAGGCGCTGAGCTACGACCTCAAGCCGCTGACGCAGAATATCGGTAAGTACCGTCAGAGCAGCGATTCGCTCAAGGTGCTGCCGACCAATGTCGGCCGCGATGTGATGCAAGCGCTGGCCGAGCTGGGCAGCGCGGAGAAGGTTTGCGAGCGTTTCCCGGCCAAGGTTGGTCGGCAGTATCAGGAACGCCCGGCGATGGTGCGTGCCTACCTGTTCTTCCATGCCATGCTGGCCTGCCACCTGCGTGGCCTGCGCTACGATGACCTGTTGCCGGGCGCCGCGGCGGATGCAGAGCGCGCCGTGGCCCATGCGGTGATTCGCTCCATCGACGCGGACAACCAGCTGAAACTGCCGGGCGCCGACCTGCCGCTGCAGGTGGAGCGCGCCCATGCGCTGCTGGCGACGCTACGCGAGGGCTTCCAGATCATGTCGCTGGAGCTGGAGGACGAGGACGACCCGCAGATCATCTTCGAAACCCTCAATGCCCGGGGCGCACCGCTGCTGCCGAGCGACCTCATCCGCAACTTCATCTTCCTCCACGCCACACGTAACGGCGAAGACGTGGATGAGCTGTATCGCCAGGGCTGGCAGCACTTCGACGAGGCGGTGGACACCAGCACCGGCAAGGGCGCCAAGTTCTGGAAGCAGCAGGAGCGGCAGGGCCGCCTGAAGAACTCGCGCCTGGATCTGCTGCTGTACCACTACGTGGGTATGCGCAAGTGCGAGGATCTGAAGGTCGCCCACGTGTTCAACGAGTTCAAGGGCTGGTGGCAGGACGAGCCGCGCGACACCCAGCGCGAGTTGGCTCGTATCACGCACCTGGCGGATTATTTCCAGACCTTTATCTTGCCGGGGCAGGGGAGCCGCTTCGATCTGTTCTGCCGACGCCTGAAGCTGCTGGATGTGTCCACGGTGACGCCGCTGGTGCTGTACCTGCTGGAGCACGATAAGCCGGATTCCGCCGAGTTTCTGCAGGCCATCGGCGACCTGGAGTCTTACCTGGTGCGCCGCTTTATCTGTGGCTACACCACCAAGAGCTACAACCGTATCTTCCTCAACCGCCTGCTGGCGGAGATGGTGCGCGAGCAGAAGACCGATGCCGCGACCCTTCGCAGCAAGCTGCTGTCCCTGCAGGGCGACAGCCAGTGCTGGCCGGATGACGAGACCTTTGCCCGCAACTGGTGCCATCGTGGCCTCTACCAGGGCCGTAATACCGGCAAGGTGCGCGCGGTTCTCGAAGCACTGGAGCTGTCCATGCGCGGCAGCAAGCAGGAGAGCCTGGTGCTCCCCGACGGCCTGACCGTGGAGCATGTGCTGCCGCAGAAGTGGCAAACGAACTGGCCGCTGGCAGAGGACACCCCGGAGAACCAAGAAAAGCGCAGCCGCCTGCTGCACAGCATCGGTAACCTCACGCTAGTGACCCAGGCCTTCAACTCCTCTCTGAGCAACGAGCCCTTTGCTGTCAAACGGCAGGAGATCGTGACAACCAGCCTGCTGATGCTCAACACCCACTTCCAGCGCTATGGCGACAATGATGCTTGGGATGAGGACGAGATCGTGGCGCGGGCGGACAGCCTGTTTGCATCCGCGCTGAAGATTTGGCCGATGCCGAAGTGA
- a CDS encoding DEAD/DEAH box helicase, with protein sequence MATLPLDVSTPQGHCLVPEAFQADLTCNITCKLLQTNPPPCLLRAPTGSGKTYVICRVLANVSAERPVVWFWFVPFVNLVNQTLDALITNAGDLSPVLFNDGINQEPRAGQVLISTTQGVSRAAWRKLNYDAGGGELARTPAEFVALAKATGLEVGVIVDEAHIALDQATEFGHFVKWLEPAYLCMATATPKNDRINQFLTSADMGSYESFNVSRDDVVRARLNKAFVEAVIYQLRETTATVADLKRTVLKQAWLRNQALKALLREAGIDLMPLLLVQVENGKTSIDEAERDLIELCRVPPQAIGKHSSDTPDPALMDAIANDTSKEVLIFKQSAGTGFDAPRAFVLASTKAVNDADFAMQFIGRVMRVARQIRAAYASFDAIPDDFNTAFIYLANAEAQQGFQQAIQTTDAVQSQLEGQVEKMARRMTRSGAAVITNRTTRQPMLCHHFPVPQSSDLQQTEGFNEASSMALKDAARIENGSNVIQEGQSSLFDLDELDELVPSTLPSKPSPQAARSKADWIEALKAHGITAYPLRRNLRSVPPCFKRESRPDSLNMAEIVRRAATRLQLQDRHVRDALLAVRGRLQEIERHTELTKRAVTDNKVAIVIDRNRIASEAKAAMNRLPQIEEADQRILIEVLANRVTPRLQEALDDAGTLATPEDIRRMARTAACWLIRVHVTEVEEALYEEIAAQAVTEDAGPIPDAMLFATSIALPTSSKNLYGILPPSRDELVALDQSMMCEDRNVMQDKAWQFPGEQGPFITGRFDSTFSLNTDEKRFADALDRAPFVAWWFRNPDKKPYSVRIVRGEHRNFFYPDFVVCLSHVDGSDPLPRLIETKHDLKDARRKSKHVPEHYGKVLFLTKDGDRFFVVTDDGGVGEPLDLGDLETLRETLQRSAP encoded by the coding sequence ATGGCAACGCTGCCTTTGGATGTATCGACGCCACAAGGGCATTGCCTGGTACCAGAAGCCTTCCAGGCTGACCTGACCTGCAACATCACGTGCAAGCTACTGCAGACCAATCCACCGCCTTGCCTGCTGCGAGCCCCTACGGGCTCAGGCAAGACCTATGTGATCTGCCGGGTACTGGCCAACGTGAGCGCTGAGCGCCCTGTCGTCTGGTTCTGGTTTGTACCATTTGTGAACCTGGTAAACCAGACGCTTGATGCGCTGATCACTAACGCAGGTGACCTGTCGCCGGTTCTGTTCAATGACGGTATCAATCAGGAACCCCGCGCCGGCCAGGTACTCATATCGACCACGCAGGGCGTATCGCGGGCAGCATGGCGCAAGCTCAACTATGACGCAGGGGGTGGCGAGCTGGCCCGCACGCCGGCTGAATTCGTCGCATTGGCAAAGGCCACCGGGCTTGAGGTGGGCGTCATTGTGGACGAGGCGCACATCGCCCTGGATCAGGCCACAGAATTTGGCCATTTCGTTAAATGGTTGGAGCCGGCCTACCTGTGCATGGCAACGGCAACGCCCAAGAACGACCGTATCAACCAGTTCCTGACCAGCGCTGATATGGGCAGCTATGAATCGTTCAACGTTAGCCGGGATGATGTGGTACGTGCTCGCCTGAACAAGGCCTTCGTGGAGGCGGTGATCTACCAGCTCAGGGAAACGACCGCGACGGTGGCCGACCTCAAGCGAACCGTGCTCAAGCAGGCCTGGTTGCGCAATCAGGCGCTGAAAGCCCTGCTGCGAGAAGCCGGGATAGACCTGATGCCTTTGCTGCTGGTGCAGGTGGAGAACGGTAAGACCTCCATTGATGAAGCTGAGCGGGACCTGATCGAGCTATGCCGCGTGCCGCCGCAGGCTATCGGCAAGCACTCATCTGACACCCCAGACCCCGCATTGATGGATGCCATCGCCAATGACACCAGCAAAGAAGTGCTGATCTTCAAGCAATCGGCAGGTACTGGCTTTGATGCACCACGGGCATTCGTGCTCGCGTCCACCAAGGCCGTGAATGACGCTGACTTTGCAATGCAGTTCATTGGCAGGGTCATGCGTGTGGCCAGGCAGATACGCGCTGCCTACGCGAGCTTTGATGCTATACCCGATGACTTCAATACCGCATTCATTTACCTGGCCAATGCTGAAGCCCAACAGGGATTCCAGCAGGCGATTCAAACCACTGATGCTGTTCAGTCTCAACTCGAAGGGCAGGTTGAGAAAATGGCGCGACGGATGACTCGTTCTGGTGCAGCTGTAATTACCAACCGAACAACTCGGCAGCCAATGTTGTGTCATCATTTCCCAGTTCCGCAGAGCTCGGATCTGCAGCAAACCGAAGGTTTTAATGAAGCGTCTTCAATGGCGCTTAAAGATGCAGCTCGGATTGAGAACGGATCAAATGTCATTCAAGAAGGGCAATCATCACTTTTCGATCTTGATGAGTTGGATGAGCTTGTCCCAAGCACGTTGCCATCCAAGCCATCGCCGCAGGCGGCCAGGTCGAAAGCAGATTGGATCGAAGCGCTAAAAGCACACGGCATCACTGCTTATCCGCTGCGCCGCAACCTTCGCTCAGTACCGCCTTGTTTCAAGCGAGAGTCGCGCCCTGACTCGCTGAATATGGCGGAGATAGTAAGGCGTGCGGCTACTCGCTTGCAGTTGCAAGATAGACACGTTCGTGATGCTCTCTTGGCTGTGCGCGGTAGATTGCAAGAAATCGAAAGGCATACGGAACTTACGAAGCGTGCAGTCACTGATAACAAAGTGGCCATCGTGATTGATCGTAACCGCATTGCATCTGAGGCGAAGGCTGCTATGAATCGTCTTCCTCAAATCGAGGAGGCTGATCAGCGCATTCTGATCGAAGTGCTGGCCAATCGTGTTACGCCGCGCCTGCAGGAGGCTCTAGATGATGCCGGAACGTTGGCAACGCCTGAGGATATTAGGCGGATGGCACGCACCGCAGCTTGCTGGTTGATCCGCGTGCATGTTACCGAAGTCGAAGAGGCGTTATATGAAGAGATCGCTGCGCAGGCGGTGACAGAAGATGCGGGTCCTATTCCAGACGCTATGCTTTTCGCCACAAGTATTGCTCTACCCACGTCTAGTAAAAATCTTTATGGCATCCTTCCGCCTAGCCGTGACGAGCTTGTGGCGCTGGATCAGAGCATGATGTGTGAAGACCGCAATGTGATGCAGGACAAGGCTTGGCAGTTCCCTGGTGAGCAGGGGCCATTCATCACAGGGCGTTTCGATAGCACATTTTCGCTGAACACCGACGAAAAGCGCTTTGCAGATGCTCTTGATCGCGCGCCCTTTGTGGCTTGGTGGTTCCGTAACCCTGATAAGAAACCCTACTCTGTTCGGATCGTGCGTGGCGAGCACCGCAATTTCTTCTATCCGGACTTTGTGGTCTGCCTTTCACATGTCGATGGTAGTGACCCGCTTCCTAGGCTCATAGAGACTAAGCATGACCTGAAAGATGCCCGGCGCAAGTCAAAGCATGTGCCTGAGCACTACGGCAAGGTTTTGTTCTTGACCAAGGACGGTGATCGTTTTTTTGTTGTGACGGATGACGGTGGTGTAGGTGAACCACTAGATCTAGGGGATCTGGAGACACTCAGGGAAACGCTGCAGCGCTCTGCGCCCTGA
- a CDS encoding DUF932 domain-containing protein yields the protein MAHQVEQMAYVGATPWHGLGNNLPRKQSIEVWQREAGMDWQIQESPVYFKSEFISHLGSIHSFPEQKVLFRSDTKAPLSVVSNRYHTVQPREVLEFYRDLTEVSGYELETAGVLKGGRKFWALARTGQGASIKGNDQVNGYLLLATSCDGTLATTATPTTVRVVCNNTLAVALDGTSHAIKVPHNTRFDPKVVKNQLGIAISQWDDFMYRMRALAERKVQWHEALGFFMNVLCEVSPTGQLPGQLPNERALRRVQELYEGRGRGSDLESARGTAWGLLNAVTEYVDHERRARSTEYRLDSAWFGQGAQVKQRALDAALQMVA from the coding sequence ATGGCTCATCAAGTCGAACAAATGGCCTACGTCGGCGCGACTCCCTGGCATGGACTGGGCAACAACCTGCCTCGCAAACAGTCCATCGAAGTCTGGCAACGTGAGGCCGGCATGGACTGGCAGATCCAGGAAAGTCCTGTCTATTTCAAATCAGAGTTCATCAGCCATCTGGGCAGCATCCATTCCTTCCCGGAGCAGAAGGTGCTCTTCCGCTCAGATACCAAGGCTCCGCTGTCGGTAGTTTCCAACCGCTATCACACTGTGCAGCCACGAGAGGTTCTGGAGTTCTATCGCGATCTGACCGAAGTATCCGGTTATGAGTTGGAAACGGCAGGCGTGCTCAAGGGCGGTCGCAAGTTCTGGGCGCTGGCGCGTACCGGGCAAGGCGCGTCGATCAAGGGCAACGATCAGGTCAACGGCTACCTGCTGTTGGCCACCTCCTGTGACGGCACCCTGGCCACTACGGCAACACCGACCACCGTGCGCGTGGTGTGCAACAACACCCTGGCGGTGGCCCTGGACGGCACCAGCCATGCGATCAAGGTGCCGCACAACACCCGCTTCGATCCGAAGGTGGTGAAGAATCAGCTCGGCATCGCCATTTCGCAATGGGACGACTTCATGTACCGCATGCGCGCGCTGGCTGAACGCAAGGTGCAGTGGCATGAAGCCTTGGGCTTCTTTATGAACGTGCTGTGCGAGGTCAGCCCGACCGGACAATTGCCTGGACAGTTACCCAACGAGCGCGCCCTGCGCCGTGTGCAGGAGCTGTACGAAGGGCGCGGGCGCGGCTCGGATCTGGAGTCGGCTCGCGGCACTGCCTGGGGCTTGCTCAACGCGGTGACCGAGTACGTTGACCATGAGCGTCGTGCTCGCAGCACTGAGTACCGCCTCGACTCGGCCTGGTTTGGCCAGGGTGCACAGGTCAAGCAACGTGCACTGGACGCAGCTCTGCAAATGGTCGCCTGA
- a CDS encoding helix-turn-helix domain-containing protein: protein MPISEQTNLTQLVGKAIAKQRVRAGLSQEQVAEQLGIGSEAVSRIERGVVMPNIERLMQFAEIFGCEAADLLTQSSPRSEDQAVRISQMLNQLSADDRQLVLELVERLSQRLGKG, encoded by the coding sequence ATGCCCATATCTGAACAAACGAACCTGACTCAACTGGTGGGTAAGGCGATTGCCAAGCAGCGAGTACGTGCTGGGCTGAGCCAGGAGCAAGTCGCTGAGCAGTTGGGGATTGGTAGCGAGGCGGTGTCACGCATCGAACGTGGTGTGGTGATGCCCAATATCGAGCGACTGATGCAGTTCGCGGAGATTTTTGGCTGTGAAGCAGCGGACTTGCTGACGCAGTCCAGCCCGCGCTCCGAAGATCAGGCCGTGCGTATCAGTCAGATGCTCAATCAGCTGAGTGCTGATGATCGCCAGCTCGTCCTTGAACTGGTCGAGCGGTTGAGCCAGCGGCTCGGCAAGGGCTGA
- the zorA gene encoding anti-phage ZorAB system protein ZorA has translation MMDLLQHLIPDFAHMFSANPNGISAWFWSATALIFGLSLYFLFVHFRRFRTRLRALRSLLEGQSKETLALSRRETMQKAQGLDAPNVGMLWREFDESLVLSSDQKHLFNTLDAEHFFNARTLAPGLTASRLLAAAPSFLVAIGVLGTFVGLTVGLEGLVGTSDEIEALKGGINKLISGAAVAFMTSVWGVFFSLLLNFVEKMFERSALGQIQQLQHDIDFLYPRIPAEQSLVHIAEYGKESKEALQELHERIGDRLQETLNGMSEAMQTALTDALNNIMAPAIQTLVSTTSQQSTQVLEKLVGNFMDGMTSVGREQGLQMQQAAADVNAAVSGMSERLNQLFSSLNEQQGRQMEVAQQQSAAFETQLQRISGSAEERQAQMEQRFAELMSGLTNQLQAQLGTAQQRDEERQVLFERLLGQASSSQTAMLEQFSSSTRKQMQAMAEAGNERHSNLEKVFSRLMMNLNTQLDSQMGAAEQREQARQQRFQEQLDHVSIHQQELLSGLASAVQATQQQSRLMADQHQQLLGQLKQVSEATAQSSKHLDSSANQLGLLSANLRQAADTLGQRLEAVTHGVEKAGQQNAELAAQLQSQAATLAQLQATLLEGAQRFEQAAGEARNGFGEMKSAQQEFLSGVRHEFTALGEKLREQVEAVEKQAEEWLRSYAGEVRTQIDDRMNKWNEVSLSYADQMHRTVQAMSSILDELEAR, from the coding sequence ATGATGGACCTGCTGCAACACCTTATCCCTGACTTCGCCCACATGTTCAGTGCCAATCCCAACGGCATCAGTGCGTGGTTTTGGTCTGCGACGGCACTGATTTTCGGCTTGTCGCTTTATTTTCTGTTCGTGCACTTTCGCCGTTTTCGTACCCGGCTGCGTGCCCTGCGTTCTTTGCTTGAAGGGCAAAGCAAGGAAACCCTGGCGCTTAGCCGGCGCGAAACCATGCAAAAGGCGCAGGGTTTGGATGCGCCCAATGTCGGCATGCTGTGGCGTGAATTCGACGAAAGCCTGGTGCTGTCGTCCGATCAGAAGCATCTGTTCAATACGCTGGATGCCGAGCATTTCTTCAATGCCCGAACCTTGGCTCCCGGCCTGACAGCCAGCCGCTTGCTGGCTGCTGCACCGAGCTTCCTGGTGGCCATCGGTGTGCTTGGCACATTCGTTGGCCTGACGGTGGGGCTGGAAGGATTGGTCGGCACCTCGGATGAGATCGAGGCACTCAAGGGTGGCATCAACAAGCTGATTTCCGGTGCTGCCGTAGCCTTCATGACGTCGGTATGGGGTGTGTTCTTCAGCCTATTGCTGAACTTTGTCGAAAAGATGTTCGAGCGTTCAGCGCTGGGCCAGATCCAGCAGCTGCAGCACGATATCGACTTTCTCTACCCACGCATTCCCGCAGAGCAGTCGCTGGTGCATATCGCCGAGTACGGCAAGGAGAGCAAGGAAGCGCTACAGGAGCTGCACGAGCGTATTGGCGATCGTCTACAGGAAACGCTCAATGGCATGAGCGAAGCGATGCAGACGGCGCTGACCGATGCCTTGAACAACATCATGGCGCCAGCCATCCAGACTCTGGTCAGCACCACCAGCCAGCAGTCCACGCAGGTGCTGGAAAAGCTGGTGGGTAATTTCATGGACGGCATGACCTCTGTGGGCCGTGAGCAGGGCTTGCAGATGCAGCAGGCGGCGGCTGACGTGAACGCTGCCGTCAGTGGCATGAGTGAGCGCTTGAACCAACTGTTCAGCAGCCTGAATGAACAGCAGGGTCGACAGATGGAGGTGGCTCAGCAACAGAGTGCGGCCTTCGAGACGCAGTTGCAGCGCATCAGTGGTTCTGCCGAAGAGCGCCAGGCACAGATGGAGCAACGCTTTGCTGAGTTGATGTCGGGGCTGACGAACCAGTTGCAAGCCCAGTTGGGTACTGCCCAGCAGCGCGACGAGGAGCGCCAGGTGCTGTTCGAGCGCCTGCTTGGCCAGGCTAGCAGCAGCCAGACGGCGATGTTGGAGCAATTTTCCAGCTCAACCCGCAAGCAGATGCAAGCGATGGCTGAGGCGGGCAACGAGCGCCACAGCAATCTGGAGAAGGTGTTCTCTCGTTTGATGATGAATCTCAACACCCAGCTCGATTCGCAAATGGGCGCGGCAGAGCAGCGTGAGCAGGCACGCCAACAACGCTTCCAGGAGCAGCTTGATCATGTGTCGATCCATCAACAGGAACTGCTCTCAGGTCTGGCCAGCGCTGTACAGGCGACCCAGCAGCAAAGCCGCCTAATGGCGGATCAGCATCAACAGTTGCTGGGCCAGCTTAAGCAGGTATCGGAAGCGACTGCACAAAGCAGCAAACATCTGGACAGCAGTGCGAATCAGCTTGGGCTTCTATCCGCGAATCTGCGCCAGGCCGCCGATACCTTGGGGCAGCGACTGGAGGCCGTTACTCATGGTGTCGAGAAAGCCGGCCAGCAGAACGCCGAATTGGCAGCTCAGTTGCAAAGCCAGGCCGCTACCTTGGCGCAGCTTCAGGCCACGTTGCTGGAGGGGGCGCAGCGCTTTGAGCAGGCAGCCGGCGAGGCGCGTAACGGCTTTGGCGAGATGAAATCCGCTCAGCAGGAGTTTCTCTCTGGTGTGCGCCATGAATTCACCGCACTGGGTGAAAAACTGCGTGAGCAGGTCGAGGCAGTAGAGAAGCAAGCCGAGGAATGGCTGCGCAGCTATGCCGGCGAAGTCCGGACGCAAATCGATGACCGCATGAACAAGTGGAACGAGGTGTCGCTCAGCTACGCCGACCAGATGCATCGAACGGTGCAAGCCATGAGCAGCATTCTGGATGAGCTGGAGGCACGCTGA
- a CDS encoding YqaJ viral recombinase family protein has translation MKATSLNGSTSKKRPALRLVSTKELPREDWLQIRKQGIGSSDAAAAVGLNPYKSQLELWLEKTGRDSNLPKTDPHDEESPAYWGNVLEPIVAWHYSKRTKHKVRRINAVLQHPNPELPWMLANIDREVIGTDEVQILECKTAGINGARLWKEGVPEYVQLQVMHQLAVTGKQAADVAVLLGGQTLEIHRIERDEQMIARLIELERRFWQYVETDTPPPADGSASAELALRCLYPQDNGQVVDFSGNAGLAAAFLELKAVRQSISEKEKREAELKQMLQQAMGESTRAEFSSGYVSWRKAKDSTVLDVERMLQEKPYLQARYPKLKEGSRRFLIG, from the coding sequence ATGAAAGCAACGTCATTGAATGGCAGCACCAGCAAGAAACGCCCTGCACTGCGCCTGGTCAGCACCAAGGAGCTGCCGCGCGAGGACTGGTTGCAGATCCGCAAACAAGGCATCGGCAGTTCGGATGCCGCAGCAGCGGTTGGACTCAATCCCTACAAGTCCCAACTGGAGCTGTGGCTGGAGAAAACTGGTCGAGACAGCAACCTGCCGAAGACCGACCCGCACGATGAAGAAAGCCCGGCTTACTGGGGCAACGTGCTGGAGCCCATCGTGGCCTGGCATTACAGCAAGCGCACGAAGCACAAGGTACGCCGCATCAACGCCGTGCTGCAGCATCCCAATCCGGAGTTGCCCTGGATGCTGGCCAACATCGATCGCGAGGTGATCGGCACGGACGAGGTGCAGATCCTCGAATGCAAGACAGCCGGCATAAACGGGGCACGCCTCTGGAAAGAAGGCGTTCCCGAATATGTGCAATTGCAGGTGATGCACCAGCTCGCCGTCACCGGCAAGCAGGCGGCAGATGTCGCTGTGTTACTCGGTGGTCAGACACTGGAGATCCATCGCATCGAGCGGGACGAGCAGATGATCGCTCGCCTGATCGAGCTGGAGCGCCGTTTCTGGCAGTACGTTGAAACGGATACACCACCACCTGCCGATGGCAGTGCCTCGGCTGAGCTGGCGCTGCGTTGCCTGTATCCGCAGGACAATGGCCAGGTCGTCGACTTCAGCGGCAATGCCGGTCTGGCGGCTGCCTTTCTGGAGCTGAAGGCTGTGCGTCAGTCGATCTCCGAGAAGGAGAAACGCGAGGCCGAGCTCAAGCAAATGCTGCAGCAGGCCATGGGTGAATCCACCCGCGCCGAGTTCTCCAGCGGCTACGTGAGCTGGCGTAAAGCCAAGGACAGCACCGTGCTCGATGTTGAGCGCATGCTTCAGGAAAAGCCCTACCTGCAGGCCCGCTACCCGAAGCTCAAGGAAGGCAGCCGGCGCTTTCTGATCGGTTGA
- a CDS encoding Fic family protein yields MSRYQPPLTLTPRMLALTAEIGERVGHLSALHEGALTPQLRRGNRIRTIQASLAIENNTLSVEQVTAVLDGKRVLGLPREIQEVRNAFSAYEAMPEWQPSLRDDLLAAHALLMHGLIDDVGSYRRGGVGIYRGERLLHMAPPANRVPQLMDDLLAWLSRCELHPLIASCVFHYEFEFIHPFADGNGRMGRLWQTLILSQWRAVLAYLPVESVIREQQDAYYEALAISDKAAEATPFVEFMLAALRQALLEGIAGDQVSDQVSDQVARLLQALAPGEALKASELMQRLGLAHRPTFSNNYLKPALAAGLIEMTDSASPRSPAQKYRRAGLSG; encoded by the coding sequence ATGAGCCGGTACCAACCACCGTTGACGTTGACACCACGCATGCTGGCGCTGACTGCCGAGATTGGCGAGCGTGTCGGACATTTGTCCGCTCTGCATGAAGGGGCGCTGACGCCGCAACTGCGTCGGGGTAACCGCATCCGTACTATCCAGGCATCACTCGCTATTGAGAACAACACGCTAAGCGTCGAGCAGGTCACTGCTGTGTTGGATGGCAAGCGCGTGCTTGGTTTGCCGCGTGAAATTCAGGAAGTGCGCAATGCCTTTTCAGCCTACGAGGCGATGCCTGAGTGGCAACCGAGTTTGCGTGATGATTTGTTGGCAGCCCACGCGCTGCTGATGCATGGGCTGATCGATGATGTCGGTAGCTATCGGCGTGGTGGTGTAGGTATCTATCGAGGGGAGCGTTTGCTGCATATGGCGCCCCCAGCCAACCGGGTTCCGCAGTTGATGGATGATTTGCTGGCATGGCTGAGCCGTTGCGAGCTGCATCCACTGATCGCCAGTTGCGTGTTCCATTACGAGTTCGAGTTCATCCACCCCTTCGCAGATGGTAATGGGCGAATGGGGCGCCTATGGCAAACCTTGATACTCAGCCAATGGCGAGCGGTTCTTGCGTATTTGCCAGTAGAGAGTGTGATTCGCGAGCAACAGGATGCTTATTACGAAGCATTGGCCATTTCTGACAAGGCAGCAGAGGCGACGCCTTTCGTTGAATTCATGCTGGCAGCTTTGCGGCAGGCGCTACTTGAAGGCATTGCAGGCGATCAAGTAAGCGATCAAGTAAGCGATCAAGTAGCACGCTTACTGCAAGCGCTAGCGCCAGGTGAGGCTCTCAAAGCCAGCGAATTGATGCAGCGTTTGGGGCTGGCGCATCGTCCGACATTCAGCAACAACTACCTCAAGCCTGCCCTGGCAGCTGGTTTGATCGAGATGACCGACTCTGCGTCGCCGCGTAGCCCCGCGCAGAAGTACCGGAGAGCTGGGCTTTCCGGGTAG